The Bos indicus isolate NIAB-ARS_2022 breed Sahiwal x Tharparkar chromosome X, NIAB-ARS_B.indTharparkar_mat_pri_1.0, whole genome shotgun sequence genome has a window encoding:
- the NAA10 gene encoding N-alpha-acetyltransferase 10 → MNIRNARPEDLMNMQHCNLLCLPENYQMKYYFYHGLSWPQLSYIAEDENGKIVGYVLAKMEEDPDDVPHGHITSLAVKRSHRRLGLAQKLMDQASRAMIENFNAKYVSLHVRKSNRAALHLYSNTLNFQISEVEPKYYADGEDAYAMKRDLTQMADELRRHLELKEKGRHVVLGSIENKMEGKGNSLPSSGEACREEKGLVAEDSGGDSKDLSEVSETTESTDVKDSSEASDSAS, encoded by the exons ATGAACATCCGCAATGCGAGG CCAGAGGACCTGATGAACATGCAACACTGCAACCTCCTGTGCCTGCCTGAGAACTACCAGATGAAATATTATTTCTACCATGGCCTCTCCTGGCCCCAG CTCTCGTACATCGCTGAGGACGAGAATGGGAAGATCGTGGGGTACGTCCTGGCCAAAAT GGAAGAAGACCCGGACGATGTGCCCCATGGACATATCACCTCGCTG GCTGTTAAGCGTTCCCACCGGCGTCTTGGCCTGGCTCAAAAGCTGATGGACCAGGCCTCCCGAGCCATGATTGAGAACTTCAATGCCAAATATGTCTCCCTGCATGTCAGGAAGAG TAACCGGGCAGCTCTGCACCTCTATTCCAACACGCTCAACTTTCA gatcAGTGAAGTGGAGCCCAAATACTACGCTGACGGGGAAGATGCATACGCCATGAAGCGGGACCTCACCCAGATGGCCGATGAG CTGAGGCGGCACCTGGAGCTGAAGGAGAAGGGCAGGCACGTGGTACTGGGCTCCATCGAGAACAAGATGGAAGGCAAGGGCAACTCGCTTCCAAGCTCAGGGGAGGCCTGTCGTGAGGAAAAGGGCCTGGTTGCGGAGGACAGCGGTGGTGACAGCAAGGACCTCAGCGAGGTCAGCGAGACCACAGAGAGCACCGACGTTAAGGACAGCTCAGAGGCCTCTGACTCGGCCTCCTAG